The following are from one region of the Pseudodesulfovibrio piezophilus C1TLV30 genome:
- a CDS encoding TrmH family RNA methyltransferase, translating to MQNSGPDKKNTKIYVVGNKPVVELLRDDPARVDFVAFRKGRHDKQLDEVFELCRAHNVPFKSVSAKDLDFMYRGNHQGIAARCAALSYTPLDELLETASEAPLPLIVILDQVQDTGNVGVLARTLYALGGAGLVVCQHHGAYLGSGAVRSSAGALNKLPVAKVGNLANAMKDCVNYDFTVYGARMGGDSMDIYTAELETPAVLVLGNEEKGIRPGVAKYCHHNLHVPFLRDFDSLNVAQAGAILVSEFAKRLA from the coding sequence ATGCAAAATAGCGGCCCCGATAAAAAAAATACAAAAATTTACGTAGTTGGAAACAAGCCTGTCGTAGAATTGCTTAGGGATGATCCTGCTCGAGTCGATTTTGTGGCGTTCCGAAAAGGGCGCCATGACAAGCAGCTCGATGAGGTTTTCGAACTGTGCCGGGCGCACAATGTGCCATTCAAATCCGTTTCTGCCAAGGATTTGGATTTTATGTACAGGGGCAACCATCAGGGGATTGCGGCTCGGTGCGCGGCATTGTCCTACACTCCTCTTGATGAACTGCTTGAAACCGCTTCCGAGGCTCCTCTTCCTCTTATCGTCATTCTCGATCAGGTGCAGGACACCGGCAATGTGGGAGTTCTGGCCCGGACACTTTATGCCCTCGGAGGGGCTGGACTTGTTGTCTGCCAGCATCATGGCGCGTATCTTGGCTCCGGTGCAGTTCGATCCAGCGCAGGGGCGCTCAACAAGCTCCCGGTGGCCAAGGTCGGCAATCTCGCCAATGCCATGAAAGATTGCGTCAACTACGACTTTACCGTCTATGGTGCTCGCATGGGTGGGGATTCTATGGATATTTATACGGCAGAATTGGAGACTCCGGCCGTCTTGGTTCTCGGTAATGAAGAAAAAGGCATACGTCCCGGCGTGGCAAAATATTGTCACCATAATCTTCATGTGCCTTTTCTGCGTGATTTCGACTCGCTGAATGTGGCGCAGGCCGGGGCCATACTTGTTTCTGAATTCGCCAAACGATTGGCATAA
- the def gene encoding peptide deformylase has protein sequence MKLEICTWPDEVLSAKAKPVTEVTPELQELIENMIETMYESDGVGLAAPQVGESIRLICVDQSGPKLRGDLRVLINPEIVECDGQVDSEEGCLSCPELNVTVKRKERVKVNALDREGNEICLETDGFLAIILQHEIDHLDGVTLADRTGRLKQTIYRKKALKWKR, from the coding sequence ATGAAATTGGAAATATGTACATGGCCTGATGAGGTTTTATCCGCCAAGGCAAAACCAGTCACCGAAGTGACACCGGAGTTGCAGGAACTCATTGAGAACATGATAGAGACAATGTACGAATCCGATGGCGTCGGACTGGCCGCGCCTCAGGTGGGTGAATCCATTCGCCTGATATGTGTGGACCAGAGCGGTCCCAAGCTTCGAGGAGACCTGCGGGTGCTTATCAACCCGGAAATCGTCGAATGCGATGGTCAGGTCGATAGCGAGGAAGGCTGCCTGAGTTGCCCGGAACTCAATGTCACAGTGAAGCGTAAAGAACGTGTCAAGGTCAATGCTCTGGACAGAGAGGGCAATGAAATATGCTTGGAGACGGACGGTTTTCTGGCTATCATTCTGCAACATGAAATCGACCATCTGGACGGCGTGACTCTCGCAGACAGGACTGGTCGGCTGAAGCAGACCATTTACAGAAAGAAAGCTCTCAAGTGGAAGCGATAA
- a CDS encoding LysM peptidoglycan-binding domain-containing protein: MEIFKSIRLLFLSILIGVVVAGCAPRNPEDATVAEVEALEVPVDAEPLDPEVEATPDVEGSLTETEQAVLNARFGLLFDLEQHQTKEVEQYFNYFTHKARKTMARWLERSQPYLPYVRRVFTKYGLPQDLVLLPFVESGYNVRAYSWAGAGGMWQFMRGTGRLYDLKSDWWIDERRDPYKSTDAAARHLRDLYDRFGDWYLALAAYNAGEGKISRALKQANCNDFFELTQRNRKLSRRVRLKTETRHYVPKFIAISKIFQNLDTLGFKPVSWELEEEVATIKVPGGTDLLALARAGGMTWSEFHNYNPSFRRQVSPPYMDATAYLPVTKADKMIAYLADPGSRPYAGYNRHRVRSGESWWIISRRYGVPISVLKKVNNTRSNTLHPGQFVMVPGSGSSRAVAKSRPASGSKTRAIAAQRGNYVVRNGDTLWSISKKFGTTVNTIKRSNGLRSSRLKIGQKLYIPNNSNVATKQAAKDAGKVKTQLVRYKVRRGDNLWSIARRFGVSVSDLRKWNTLSAKGTIYAGQRLKVYVR, encoded by the coding sequence TTGGAAATATTCAAATCGATACGCCTGCTCTTTCTCTCCATACTGATTGGTGTGGTTGTGGCAGGCTGTGCCCCAAGAAACCCGGAAGATGCCACGGTCGCTGAAGTCGAAGCCCTGGAAGTGCCGGTTGATGCTGAGCCACTTGACCCGGAAGTCGAAGCCACACCTGATGTGGAAGGCTCCCTGACTGAAACGGAGCAAGCTGTTCTGAATGCCCGCTTCGGTCTGCTCTTCGACCTTGAGCAACATCAGACCAAGGAAGTCGAACAGTACTTCAATTACTTCACGCATAAAGCGCGCAAGACCATGGCTCGCTGGCTGGAACGTTCCCAGCCGTATCTGCCGTATGTCCGCCGCGTCTTTACCAAATACGGCCTGCCTCAGGATCTCGTCCTGCTTCCCTTCGTGGAATCCGGCTACAATGTCCGGGCGTATTCATGGGCCGGGGCCGGTGGCATGTGGCAATTCATGCGCGGCACCGGACGTCTCTATGATCTCAAATCCGACTGGTGGATTGATGAGCGACGCGACCCTTACAAATCAACAGACGCGGCTGCCCGCCACCTCCGCGATCTCTATGACCGCTTCGGAGACTGGTATCTCGCGCTGGCCGCTTACAACGCAGGCGAGGGCAAGATTTCCCGCGCATTGAAACAGGCCAATTGCAATGATTTCTTTGAACTGACCCAACGCAACAGAAAACTTTCCCGAAGGGTCCGCCTCAAGACCGAAACCCGCCATTACGTCCCGAAATTCATCGCCATATCAAAGATTTTCCAAAACCTGGACACCCTCGGTTTCAAACCGGTCTCATGGGAATTGGAAGAAGAGGTCGCCACGATCAAGGTTCCCGGCGGAACCGATCTGCTGGCACTCGCCAGAGCCGGTGGCATGACATGGAGTGAATTCCACAACTACAACCCGTCCTTCCGCCGTCAGGTCAGTCCGCCGTACATGGATGCGACCGCGTACCTGCCGGTGACCAAAGCGGACAAAATGATTGCCTATCTGGCAGATCCCGGCTCCAGACCCTATGCCGGGTATAATCGACACCGCGTCCGTTCCGGTGAATCATGGTGGATCATTTCCCGTCGATACGGCGTCCCCATCTCTGTCCTGAAAAAAGTCAACAACACCCGGTCCAATACCCTTCATCCCGGCCAGTTCGTCATGGTGCCGGGAAGTGGCTCCAGCCGGGCAGTAGCCAAGTCCAGACCGGCTTCAGGGTCCAAAACCCGTGCCATCGCAGCCCAACGTGGCAATTACGTCGTTCGCAATGGTGACACCCTCTGGTCCATTTCCAAAAAATTCGGCACCACGGTCAACACCATCAAACGCTCGAACGGCCTACGCAGCAGCCGTCTGAAAATCGGACAAAAACTCTACATTCCCAACAACTCCAATGTCGCGACCAAGCAGGCCGCCAAGGATGCAGGGAAAGTCAAGACACAACTCGTCCGCTACAAAGTCCGCCGTGGTGACAACCTCTGGTCCATAGCCCGCCGGTTCGGCGTCAGTGTCTCGGACCTGCGCAAGTGGAATACCCTCAGCGCCAAAGGCACCATTTATGCCGGGCAACGGCTGAAGGTCTACGTCCGATAA
- a CDS encoding protoporphyrinogen/coproporphyrinogen oxidase, translated as MKTQYLIIGAGPTGLGAANRFKELGMDDYLILERNDYAGGLATSFKDDNGFTWDIGGHVVFSHYEYFDDLMNSLLGDERLEHERESWVRTSGTWVPYPFQNNIRYLPPEARWDCVQGLLPGNRPEQPPTNFGEWITHIFGEGIARHFMNPYNFKVWATPPELMQFNWIGERVSVVDLKMVLKNIIMERDDIAWGPNNTFKFPLKGGTGEIFHRLGDRLKDRIEFGQSVVSIDPDAKVVTTDKGTKIEYETLLNTGPLDTLASQWLTDRDTAMGDAAKDLVHNSVLVAGVGLDIKDESDRNSRCWMYYPEADSPFYRVTNFHNYSPNNVARPGEQLAFMCESSFSDHKPEKVDELMDRTIAGLVNTTMLDASRVDDICTKWELAVDYGYPVPTLGRDNALRAIQPRLEAKDIYSRGRFGGWKYEVSNMDHSVMQGVEWAERMVKGTPESTYSWE; from the coding sequence GTGAAGACACAGTATCTGATCATCGGCGCAGGGCCTACGGGCCTGGGCGCAGCCAACCGTTTCAAAGAACTCGGCATGGACGATTATCTCATCCTGGAACGCAATGACTACGCAGGCGGACTGGCCACCAGTTTCAAGGATGACAATGGCTTCACCTGGGACATCGGCGGTCATGTCGTCTTTTCACACTATGAGTATTTTGACGACCTGATGAATTCCCTGCTGGGTGACGAACGGTTGGAGCACGAGCGCGAGTCATGGGTCCGCACCTCAGGCACCTGGGTTCCCTACCCTTTTCAGAACAATATCCGTTATCTTCCCCCCGAAGCCCGTTGGGACTGCGTCCAGGGACTGCTCCCCGGCAACAGGCCGGAACAGCCCCCCACCAATTTCGGCGAATGGATCACTCATATCTTCGGGGAAGGTATCGCCAGACATTTCATGAATCCCTACAATTTCAAGGTCTGGGCCACCCCACCGGAACTGATGCAGTTCAACTGGATAGGGGAACGGGTCAGCGTGGTGGACCTCAAGATGGTGCTCAAGAACATCATCATGGAACGGGACGATATAGCATGGGGACCAAACAACACTTTCAAATTTCCACTCAAAGGTGGAACCGGGGAAATTTTTCACCGACTGGGCGACAGGCTGAAGGACCGGATCGAATTCGGACAGTCCGTTGTCTCCATCGATCCCGATGCCAAGGTCGTGACAACAGACAAGGGCACCAAAATAGAATATGAAACGCTTCTCAACACCGGGCCTCTCGACACCTTGGCCAGCCAATGGCTCACGGATCGGGATACCGCCATGGGGGATGCCGCTAAAGATCTGGTCCACAACTCAGTCCTTGTGGCCGGAGTGGGCCTGGATATCAAGGACGAGTCCGACCGTAATTCACGGTGCTGGATGTACTACCCGGAAGCAGATTCCCCCTTCTACCGAGTGACCAATTTCCACAACTATTCCCCGAATAATGTTGCACGCCCAGGTGAACAGCTCGCATTCATGTGTGAATCATCCTTTTCCGACCACAAGCCGGAAAAGGTGGACGAACTCATGGACCGGACCATAGCGGGTCTGGTAAACACCACCATGCTGGATGCATCCAGAGTGGACGACATCTGCACCAAATGGGAGCTGGCCGTGGATTACGGCTACCCTGTCCCGACCCTTGGGCGAGATAATGCCCTGCGCGCCATTCAACCCAGACTGGAAGCAAAGGATATATATTCACGCGGCCGGTTCGGAGGCTGGAAATATGAAGTCTCCAACATGGATCACTCTGTCATGCAGGGTGTGGAATGGGCCGAGCGCATGGTGAAGGGGACTCCCGAATCAACCTACAGCTGGGAATAG
- the aspS gene encoding aspartate--tRNA ligase produces the protein MSEQQEERDYNEFRVIEDLAGWRRSHHNNELTAANMDEEVCLMGWVQFRRDHGGLIFIDLRDREGLTQVVFNPEDNAEVHERAHAIRPEYVIAIKGKVRPRPEGMANSSMVTGEVEIEVSDYKLLNTSDTPPFPIEDRVEVGENLRLKYRFLDLRRPSLARNFIIRNKAAQSVRRYLDSLGFLEVETPVLTKSTPEGARDFLVPSRVNQGEFFALPQSPQLFKQMLMVSGMDRYFQIVKCFRDEDLRADRQPEFTQIDIEMSFVDEAAVQDMAETMIKTLFRETIGVDLPAEFPRMTFADAMRDYGVDKPDLRFGLKHIDITDVFKGSGFKVFASSELVKVMVVPGGAELSRKEIDEYTKYVEIYGSKGLAWIKVKEDGEWQSPIVKFFSEEEVATLRERTNAQPGDILFFQAGAADIANAALGNLRCELGERFGLIKDDEYTPVWITDFPLLEYDADEKRYVARHHPFTSALPDQMEILTSDPGKAIARAYDLVMNGHEIGGGSIRIHTPAQQEAMFAALGINEEEAREKFGFLMDALKFGAPPHGGIAFGLDRLIMILTGSRSIRDVIAFPKTQRATCLMTEAPSSVPSKQLRELGVKLREKKKEDA, from the coding sequence ATGTCTGAGCAACAGGAAGAAAGAGACTACAACGAATTTCGCGTCATCGAGGACCTCGCAGGCTGGCGGCGAAGCCACCATAACAATGAACTGACCGCCGCCAATATGGATGAAGAGGTCTGCCTCATGGGCTGGGTCCAGTTTCGCCGTGACCATGGCGGCCTGATCTTTATCGATCTGCGCGACCGTGAAGGCCTGACCCAGGTCGTCTTCAATCCAGAAGACAATGCCGAAGTGCATGAGCGCGCTCACGCCATCCGCCCTGAATACGTTATCGCCATCAAGGGCAAGGTCCGCCCCCGTCCTGAAGGCATGGCCAATTCAAGCATGGTCACCGGCGAAGTTGAAATCGAAGTCTCCGACTACAAGTTGCTCAACACCTCGGACACCCCGCCGTTCCCCATTGAGGACCGTGTTGAGGTCGGAGAGAATCTGCGATTGAAGTATCGCTTCCTCGACCTGCGCCGCCCGTCACTGGCCCGCAATTTCATTATCCGCAACAAGGCCGCCCAGTCCGTGCGCCGCTATTTGGACAGCCTCGGTTTCCTCGAAGTCGAGACCCCGGTACTGACCAAGTCCACCCCTGAAGGAGCGCGTGACTTTTTGGTCCCCAGCCGCGTCAACCAGGGTGAATTCTTCGCACTGCCGCAGTCTCCCCAGCTTTTCAAACAGATGCTGATGGTCTCCGGTATGGATCGCTATTTCCAGATCGTCAAGTGCTTCCGCGATGAAGACCTGCGCGCCGATCGCCAGCCCGAATTCACTCAGATCGATATCGAAATGAGTTTTGTTGACGAAGCGGCTGTACAGGACATGGCCGAGACAATGATCAAGACCTTGTTCAGAGAGACCATCGGCGTGGACCTGCCCGCAGAGTTCCCGCGCATGACCTTTGCCGATGCCATGCGTGATTACGGCGTGGACAAACCCGACCTTCGCTTCGGCCTCAAACACATCGACATTACCGATGTCTTCAAAGGGTCCGGCTTCAAGGTCTTTGCTTCCTCTGAACTGGTCAAGGTCATGGTAGTTCCCGGTGGTGCCGAATTATCCCGCAAGGAAATCGACGAATACACCAAATATGTCGAGATATATGGCTCCAAGGGACTTGCCTGGATCAAGGTCAAGGAAGACGGCGAATGGCAATCCCCCATCGTCAAATTTTTCTCCGAAGAAGAAGTCGCCACCCTGCGTGAACGGACCAACGCCCAGCCCGGGGATATCCTTTTCTTCCAGGCCGGTGCCGCCGACATCGCCAATGCCGCGCTCGGCAACCTGCGCTGTGAACTGGGCGAACGCTTTGGCCTGATCAAGGATGACGAGTACACCCCGGTCTGGATCACTGATTTCCCGCTTCTTGAATACGATGCCGATGAAAAACGCTATGTCGCCCGTCACCATCCCTTCACGTCGGCCCTGCCCGACCAGATGGAAATTCTGACCAGCGATCCCGGTAAAGCCATTGCCCGCGCCTATGACCTGGTCATGAACGGCCATGAAATCGGCGGCGGCTCCATCCGTATCCACACCCCGGCGCAGCAGGAAGCGATGTTCGCAGCCCTTGGAATTAATGAGGAGGAGGCCCGCGAGAAATTCGGATTTCTCATGGATGCCCTCAAGTTCGGCGCACCGCCCCACGGAGGAATCGCTTTTGGCCTGGATCGCCTGATCATGATCCTGACCGGCTCCCGGTCCATTCGCGATGTCATAGCCTTCCCCAAGACGCAAAGGGCTACCTGCCTGATGACTGAAGCCCCCTCCAGCGTTCCCAGCAAACAGCTCAGGGAACTCGGAGTCAAACTGCGCGAAAAGAAAAAAGAAGACGCTTAA
- a CDS encoding molybdopterin-dependent oxidoreductase: MTKITACTVDCGDACSLLVDVEKQSVRGNPRHPFTKGFCCRKGARYFERLNSDERIVTPLIRDGESFRTASWDEAMALVAEKLNAARAVPESILHIHGHGYRGVLSKASSIFFGRMGASTIHGALCENTGVTACLKDFGALNHNDPEDILNASRIVNWGRDMTRCSVHQLALIHKARKRGVEVLTISPGGDDTPEFSDVNIVIRPGTDRFLAAAVLKLYLEAGDLNPWVLTRTANWPALRGLIDGCSLAELTSACEVPTADVEMLYDWYADTGNVASILGWGLQRHSYGGENVRFINALAMISGHIGISGGGAYFNISSGRNLGSWDHLVAGETPPRREFLVQNLGEEMRRADPPVEFIWVDGHNVVNQAPDSLSTADAFRKPFVVCVDGFMHDTALTADVILPPALLFEREDVLGSFVHNYINYCGKAVEPRGESRNDFEILNDLDSRLVAPIGLPDQEACIRESLKQEDFSLEELRENGFVKAHHPYIAFENMEFGHMDGLYRFPESLTPEPERDPAYPLQLLTVLRGKSLHSQMSEADQRGVPIVWVSRQNPAWAALNPAQDAYLVTPQGAMQVQVETLKDLHPRAVIMRRGGWMKYGHNANVLIKPEMTDMGNGTAYYSQTCRLENR, encoded by the coding sequence ATGACCAAGATTACCGCGTGTACTGTGGACTGCGGCGACGCATGTTCACTGCTTGTCGATGTGGAAAAACAATCCGTCCGGGGTAACCCGAGGCATCCGTTTACCAAGGGATTCTGTTGCAGGAAAGGGGCACGCTATTTCGAGCGGCTCAATTCTGATGAACGCATCGTGACACCTTTGATTCGTGACGGCGAGTCCTTTCGCACGGCTTCATGGGATGAAGCCATGGCTTTGGTGGCGGAGAAGCTCAATGCCGCACGCGCCGTGCCGGAATCGATCCTTCATATTCATGGGCATGGCTACAGGGGCGTTCTCAGTAAAGCCAGTTCCATATTTTTCGGCAGAATGGGCGCGTCGACCATTCATGGGGCATTATGCGAAAATACCGGGGTGACAGCGTGCCTCAAGGATTTCGGAGCATTGAACCACAATGATCCTGAGGATATCCTGAACGCGAGCCGTATTGTCAATTGGGGTCGTGACATGACCAGGTGTTCGGTGCATCAATTGGCTCTGATCCACAAGGCGCGCAAGCGTGGGGTCGAGGTGTTGACCATTTCTCCCGGAGGTGACGATACCCCGGAATTCTCAGATGTGAACATTGTCATCCGTCCGGGGACTGACCGCTTTCTGGCAGCGGCCGTGCTCAAGCTTTATCTTGAAGCGGGTGATCTCAACCCGTGGGTGCTGACCCGAACTGCCAACTGGCCAGCCTTGCGCGGCCTGATCGACGGTTGTTCTCTGGCCGAACTGACTTCTGCCTGTGAGGTTCCCACTGCGGATGTGGAGATGCTGTACGATTGGTATGCGGATACCGGTAACGTCGCCTCAATCCTGGGATGGGGGTTGCAACGTCATTCCTATGGTGGGGAGAATGTCCGCTTCATCAATGCCCTGGCCATGATTTCAGGTCATATCGGTATCAGCGGAGGCGGAGCATATTTCAACATCTCGTCTGGGCGTAATCTCGGGTCATGGGATCACCTTGTGGCAGGGGAAACCCCTCCCCGTAGGGAATTTCTGGTTCAGAACCTTGGTGAGGAGATGCGCCGGGCCGATCCTCCTGTGGAGTTCATCTGGGTGGATGGTCATAATGTCGTCAATCAGGCTCCGGACAGTCTTTCCACTGCCGATGCTTTTCGGAAGCCGTTTGTGGTGTGCGTCGATGGGTTCATGCATGATACGGCACTGACTGCGGATGTGATCCTGCCACCTGCCCTTCTTTTCGAACGGGAGGATGTCCTTGGTTCTTTTGTCCACAATTATATCAACTATTGTGGTAAGGCCGTGGAACCGCGTGGCGAGAGTCGGAACGATTTCGAGATTCTCAACGATCTTGACTCCAGACTGGTCGCTCCCATCGGTTTGCCTGACCAGGAGGCATGTATTCGGGAAAGTCTCAAGCAGGAGGATTTTTCGCTGGAAGAGCTGCGAGAGAATGGTTTTGTCAAGGCTCACCACCCGTATATCGCTTTCGAGAATATGGAATTTGGCCATATGGACGGGCTGTATCGTTTCCCTGAGAGCCTTACTCCCGAACCGGAGCGTGACCCGGCCTACCCTCTCCAACTTTTGACTGTGCTTCGCGGAAAGTCACTTCATTCCCAGATGTCTGAGGCAGACCAGCGTGGTGTGCCGATCGTTTGGGTTTCCAGACAGAACCCGGCCTGGGCTGCGCTCAATCCTGCGCAGGATGCTTATCTTGTCACCCCGCAGGGCGCCATGCAGGTCCAGGTGGAGACTCTCAAGGATCTCCACCCCCGTGCCGTGATCATGCGTCGTGGCGGTTGGATGAAATATGGACATAACGCCAACGTCCTCATCAAGCCCGAAATGACCGATATGGGGAACGGAACCGCCTATTACAGCCAGACATGTAGATTGGAAAATCGCTGA
- the hisS gene encoding histidine--tRNA ligase, with amino-acid sequence MSKIQKIKGFVDLFPEEAAKFTAMEKAAREVFTRYGFGELRTPILEKTELFQKSIGEDTDVVGKEMFTFPDRKDRSLTMRPEATAGVVRAFIESKTHQPGKISKFFTFGPMFRYERPQKGRQRQFHQLNAEIFGAPEAQADAELILMLRTFLNSLGLTKLVIELNSLGCPDCRPTYKQALIDFYKSKDKDNFCEDCQRRMETNPLRVLDCKVPTCKELVKDAPIITDHLCEECETHFTDVKTILDGAGVDYELNPRLVRGLDYYVRTCFEVASYDIGSQTAVAGGGRYDGLIRNLGGPDCSATGFACGMERLALLLDQMDAERPDFYLAVVDQDAANDAMLFAQQLRDKGLKGDASYSGGSMKSRMRAANKSGAKTCLIMGGDERANKTVTVKYMDDEREQETLDRALYLASL; translated from the coding sequence ATGTCGAAGATACAAAAAATCAAGGGATTCGTGGACCTCTTTCCTGAAGAGGCAGCCAAATTCACCGCAATGGAAAAGGCCGCACGCGAGGTTTTCACCCGCTACGGCTTTGGAGAACTGCGGACACCGATCCTTGAAAAGACCGAACTTTTCCAGAAATCCATCGGGGAAGACACCGATGTTGTCGGCAAGGAAATGTTTACCTTCCCGGACCGCAAGGACCGCTCGCTGACCATGCGCCCCGAAGCCACAGCCGGGGTTGTGCGTGCCTTTATCGAATCCAAGACGCATCAGCCTGGAAAGATTTCGAAATTTTTCACCTTCGGTCCCATGTTCCGCTATGAACGACCCCAAAAAGGTCGTCAGCGGCAATTCCATCAGCTCAACGCGGAGATATTTGGTGCCCCCGAGGCCCAGGCCGATGCCGAGTTGATCCTGATGCTGCGCACCTTTCTCAACTCACTGGGACTGACCAAACTGGTCATCGAGCTGAATTCCCTTGGCTGCCCTGACTGCCGCCCGACCTACAAGCAGGCATTGATCGACTTCTACAAGTCCAAGGACAAGGACAATTTCTGCGAGGACTGTCAACGCCGCATGGAGACCAACCCCCTGCGCGTGCTTGACTGCAAGGTTCCCACTTGCAAGGAGCTCGTCAAGGATGCACCGATCATCACCGATCACCTGTGCGAGGAATGTGAAACCCACTTCACGGACGTCAAGACCATCCTCGACGGCGCAGGTGTCGACTATGAACTCAATCCCCGACTGGTGCGCGGGCTGGACTATTATGTCCGCACCTGCTTTGAAGTCGCTTCCTACGACATCGGCTCCCAGACGGCGGTTGCCGGTGGCGGACGCTATGACGGTCTGATCAGGAATCTCGGCGGCCCGGATTGTTCTGCCACTGGTTTTGCCTGCGGCATGGAACGTCTCGCCCTGCTGCTTGACCAGATGGACGCCGAACGCCCGGATTTCTACCTGGCTGTCGTGGACCAGGACGCGGCCAATGATGCCATGCTCTTTGCCCAGCAGTTACGCGACAAGGGGCTGAAAGGGGATGCCAGCTATTCTGGCGGTTCCATGAAATCCCGCATGCGCGCGGCCAACAAATCCGGCGCAAAAACATGTCTGATCATGGGCGGGGATGAAAGGGCCAACAAGACCGTCACCGTCAAGTACATGGATGATGAACGGGAACAGGAAACGCTGGATCGCGCACTCTATCTGGCCAGTCTGTAA
- a CDS encoding M24 family metallopeptidase — translation MSTSVYEQRRENLKRLLTEKEIPALLISHAANRYYLSGFELHDAQCNESSGWLVVTADGGDSLFTDSRYEDAAKQVWNEKDLFIYSANKFQLVAETLRSKGISTLGIEPKALHLFDYDKLNSQFSLLSTDNVVEELRVIKDADEIRRMDASIALNHELFDHIGNFLEPGQTEEQIAWEVEKYFREHGAEELAFSTIVGVGPNAALPHAIPGRTMVRDNDLVLIDTGCRLAEYNSDQTRTFWVGDTPSDRFKETMDLVRAAQQAAIDIIKPGLTFLSAYEAAYAVFENAGVARMFTHGLGHGIGLETHEPPSLSKAAKGILKPGMVVTVEPGLYDPQWGGIRWEYQVLVTEDGCRVM, via the coding sequence ATGAGTACCTCTGTTTACGAGCAGCGCCGGGAGAATCTCAAACGTCTGTTGACCGAAAAGGAGATCCCCGCGCTTCTCATCTCGCACGCGGCCAACCGATACTATCTGAGCGGCTTCGAGCTGCACGACGCCCAATGCAACGAATCCAGCGGCTGGCTGGTAGTCACCGCCGATGGCGGAGACTCCCTCTTCACCGATTCCCGCTATGAAGATGCAGCCAAGCAGGTCTGGAATGAAAAAGACCTCTTCATCTATTCGGCCAACAAATTCCAACTGGTGGCAGAGACCCTTCGCAGCAAAGGGATTTCAACCCTCGGCATCGAGCCAAAGGCTCTCCACCTCTTTGATTACGATAAACTGAACTCCCAGTTTTCCCTCCTGTCCACAGACAATGTGGTTGAGGAACTGCGTGTTATCAAGGACGCCGATGAAATTCGGCGTATGGATGCTTCCATTGCCCTTAACCACGAGTTGTTCGACCATATCGGTAATTTCCTCGAACCGGGACAGACCGAAGAACAGATTGCCTGGGAAGTGGAAAAATACTTCCGTGAACACGGAGCCGAGGAATTGGCCTTCTCCACCATTGTCGGAGTCGGCCCCAACGCGGCTTTACCCCATGCCATACCCGGCAGGACCATGGTCCGCGACAATGACCTCGTGCTGATCGATACGGGCTGCCGATTGGCAGAATACAATTCCGATCAGACCCGGACTTTCTGGGTTGGCGACACGCCTTCCGACCGGTTCAAGGAAACCATGGACCTGGTTCGTGCAGCGCAGCAGGCAGCCATCGACATCATCAAACCCGGCCTGACATTCCTGAGCGCATATGAAGCCGCTTACGCGGTCTTCGAAAACGCAGGAGTGGCACGAATGTTCACCCATGGCCTCGGACACGGCATAGGGCTGGAAACCCATGAGCCACCAAGCTTGAGCAAAGCGGCCAAAGGCATTCTCAAACCAGGCATGGTCGTGACTGTCGAACCAGGCCTATACGACCCGCAATGGGGTGGTATCCGTTGGGAATACCAGGTACTCGTCACCGAAGATGGCTGCCGGGTCATGTGA